In Thermococcus camini, a genomic segment contains:
- a CDS encoding TATA-box-binding protein has protein sequence MVDMSNVKLRIENIVASVDLFTQLNLEKVIEICPNSKYNPEEFPGIICRFEEPKVALLIFSSGKLVVTGAKSVEDIERAVNKLIQMLKKIGAKFGRAPQIDIQNMVFSGDIGMEFNLDAVALSLPNCEYEPEQFPGVIYRVKEPRAVILLFSSGKIVCSGAKSEHDAWEAVRKLLRELEKYGLIEEEEEW, from the coding sequence TTGGTAGACATGAGCAATGTAAAGCTCAGGATTGAGAATATTGTTGCTTCTGTGGACTTATTCACCCAGCTCAACCTTGAGAAGGTCATTGAAATCTGCCCCAACTCCAAGTACAACCCCGAGGAGTTCCCCGGCATAATCTGCCGCTTCGAGGAGCCCAAGGTTGCTCTTCTGATATTCAGTTCCGGCAAGCTCGTCGTCACCGGGGCTAAAAGCGTTGAGGATATAGAGCGCGCCGTCAACAAGCTCATCCAGATGCTCAAGAAGATAGGCGCCAAGTTCGGCCGCGCCCCGCAGATAGACATTCAGAACATGGTCTTCAGCGGCGACATAGGCATGGAGTTCAACCTCGATGCAGTTGCATTGAGCCTTCCCAACTGTGAGTACGAGCCGGAGCAGTTCCCCGGCGTCATCTACCGCGTTAAGGAGCCGAGGGCGGTAATACTGCTCTTCTCCTCCGGAAAGATAGTCTGCTCCGGTGCAAAGAGCGAGCACGACGCCTGGGAAGCCGTCAGAAAGCTCCTCCGTGAGCTGGAGAAGTACGGCCTTATCGAGGAAGAGGAGGAGTGGTGA
- a CDS encoding DUF356 domain-containing protein, whose product MRNTMVLVRTDNFQKASIALADLVRYGGMQIRGDPRIIPPALSDWAFEKISGEKPRRRFRAHVIAQIDLAPAKAIGRLMEIHPPAHVLVIPPDTEVWEEIMRLWRTFEKLKGFHPPKRTRAEELRKKREREEEEWEFEEF is encoded by the coding sequence ATGAGAAACACGATGGTTTTAGTAAGGACCGACAACTTTCAGAAGGCCAGCATCGCTCTGGCTGACCTGGTGCGCTACGGAGGAATGCAGATACGCGGCGACCCGAGGATAATTCCCCCCGCCCTCTCCGACTGGGCCTTTGAGAAGATAAGCGGCGAGAAGCCGAGAAGGCGCTTCAGGGCCCACGTGATCGCCCAGATAGACCTCGCGCCGGCGAAGGCAATAGGCAGGCTTATGGAAATACATCCACCCGCGCACGTTCTTGTGATTCCCCCCGATACCGAAGTCTGGGAAGAGATAATGCGGCTCTGGAGAACTTTTGAGAAGCTTAAAGGCTTCCACCCGCCGAAGAGGACCAGGGCAGAGGAACTGAGGAAGAAGAGGGAGAGGGAAGAGGAGGAGTGGGAGTTCGAGGAGTTTTAA
- a CDS encoding type II toxin-antitoxin system VapC family toxin produces MVPPVSSFSSVLIEGLKGNPLAISLFEELLKSDLIPVINDIVFSEFIFHYIALKTGVSPFTVKKQGKINNVVLPEEPKDFIEQFHVLPTDDEVLELSYELMRRHNLLSNDAIILATCIVFEVSNLGTLDNDLKNAGEKEGLNVLP; encoded by the coding sequence ATGGTACCTCCAGTGAGTTCATTTTCTTCCGTTCTGATCGAGGGCTTAAAGGGCAATCCCCTTGCAATTTCCCTCTTTGAAGAACTTCTTAAGTCCGACCTGATTCCAGTTATTAACGACATCGTGTTCAGCGAGTTTATCTTTCATTACATTGCCCTTAAGACTGGAGTATCGCCGTTTACAGTTAAGAAACAGGGTAAAATCAACAACGTCGTACTGCCTGAGGAACCAAAAGATTTTATCGAGCAGTTCCATGTACTCCCCACCGACGATGAGGTTCTTGAGTTGTCCTATGAGCTCATGCGAAGGCACAACCTACTTTCAAACGACGCAATAATACTAGCAACGTGCATTGTCTTTGAGGTCAGCAACCTTGGAACGCTGGATAACGACCTTAAAAACGCGGGAGAGAAAGAAGGACTAAATGTTCTTCCTTAA
- a CDS encoding McrC family protein has translation MPGPITITLYEHGTMRYKDISGDKKTIQDALIKLNLQFRKDFKRIDKSEDNLDSENEIDESKGVVEVYANKIKARHYVGFAAIGNVFIQILPKVFEPKEGEQTREETWKSLLAFIRMLDRAYGLKIRDYNLAYLYGRKLRPSLHEVFIYLFAKSLWEEVQRGYHREYVELQSNEDFLRGKLLLSRQIRKLPHQLNTFSVEVHELIEDNLLNRVFHFSIRKAMGTTTWSINKKLLGNLMLAFEGVTLIHPTREHFERVHFTRLNERFRKPFELAKLLFMPASGEGRRREVTGFFVDMNRLFELYIVRVLSWYAEERGYKLTTNKDSENRRKLFNSKPPEVSLKNQYPDYILHLEDWSVILDAKYTKLVETDKNGKTKIEIKPDIVRQLYVYSRIWGWHPDNQCERDSKPPAVIIVPSSSTYNQGLSDGPLDFEFFDGRKLFVIAYNMECLKNGNVSKADEKFGGALKGVFTISTGD, from the coding sequence ATGCCTGGTCCTATCACAATAACGCTCTACGAACATGGGACAATGAGATACAAAGATATCAGCGGAGACAAAAAGACCATCCAGGATGCCCTCATTAAGCTGAATCTCCAGTTTAGAAAGGACTTCAAACGAATTGACAAATCCGAGGACAACTTGGATAGCGAGAATGAGATTGACGAGAGCAAAGGCGTCGTGGAGGTCTATGCCAACAAAATTAAAGCACGCCACTACGTTGGCTTTGCCGCCATCGGCAACGTTTTCATCCAGATTCTTCCAAAGGTTTTTGAGCCAAAGGAGGGCGAACAAACACGGGAGGAGACATGGAAATCTTTGCTGGCCTTTATACGAATGCTTGACAGAGCATATGGCTTAAAAATCAGGGATTACAATTTGGCCTACCTTTATGGGAGGAAGCTTCGACCAAGCCTCCACGAGGTTTTCATATATCTCTTTGCCAAAAGTCTCTGGGAGGAAGTTCAGAGGGGTTATCACAGGGAGTATGTTGAACTTCAAAGCAACGAGGATTTCCTTAGAGGAAAACTCCTGTTGAGCAGACAGATACGAAAGCTCCCACACCAGTTGAACACTTTCAGCGTTGAAGTTCATGAGCTCATCGAGGACAACCTTCTCAACAGGGTATTCCACTTCTCCATCAGGAAAGCCATGGGGACAACAACGTGGAGCATCAACAAAAAGCTGCTTGGAAATTTGATGCTTGCCTTTGAGGGAGTTACCTTAATCCATCCTACGAGGGAACATTTTGAGCGCGTTCATTTCACAAGGCTAAACGAAAGGTTCAGGAAGCCCTTTGAGCTGGCCAAACTTTTGTTCATGCCTGCAAGCGGCGAAGGGAGAAGACGGGAAGTTACTGGCTTTTTCGTCGATATGAACAGACTGTTTGAGCTGTACATTGTGAGGGTTTTATCCTGGTATGCAGAAGAGCGCGGATATAAACTCACAACCAACAAAGATTCCGAAAACAGAAGGAAGCTGTTTAATAGTAAGCCCCCAGAAGTTTCTCTTAAGAACCAGTATCCGGACTACATTCTTCATCTGGAGGATTGGTCCGTAATATTGGATGCTAAATACACGAAACTTGTCGAGACTGATAAGAATGGAAAAACAAAGATCGAAATTAAGCCAGATATCGTTCGTCAGCTCTACGTTTATTCAAGAATTTGGGGATGGCATCCTGATAATCAATGCGAGAGAGACTCAAAACCGCCAGCGGTTATTATAGTTCCCTCCAGCTCAACTTATAATCAGGGACTCTCGGACGGACCTTTGGATTTTGAGTTTTTCGATGGAAGAAAGCTCTTTGTAATCGCTTACAACATGGAATGTCTGAAAAATGGAAACGTGTCCAAAGCAGACGAGAAATTTGGAGGGGCCCTGAAGGGTGTGTTCACTATCTCCACCGGAGACTGA
- a CDS encoding McrB family protein, giving the protein MSMEEKLNTLLHCLKEKHRDEWQRKEGEILHRIKEVKERIESGRFDPDEIAMTVRKINSKIGTGRFFDIPQLQKVLKNKSVMALLSRYHALETVDFLELKNDITEIRTRYRGIGLSGIFTYLALANPEVFIPIGKHVIGEKVRKVLFGDSSPIVGGNWEIDKAVWLIKGINSVKEGLGIKYALEAGFYLSKCREECCMENNGNVNGKITRQLDELLPKKGQVILYGPPGTGKTYIARNYVVEKTGENKPGNRWELITFHQSYSYEEFIEGFRPKTDKGGNIRYEVEDGIFKKMAIKAIWSAIVRDFENAWHLFKETYPGGSSLKTKTGNEFRVVRFTEGGLFIKPENGNNEHYISTKNLRLLWEHGEVRTIPEVTSIIGDTGSGSYYFAVYQALRGVLNAEDNYEGIKKRVVEHIRSKKVIDFSNAPKFYLIVDEINRGNISKILGELITLLEKDKRLGGDNQLIVRLPYSGEPFAVPPNLYIIGTMNTADRSIALLDVALRRRFAFIEVEPDPEKLRTIEGINLAELLKATNDRITAVKDRDHRIGHSYFLNVETVEDLKRVWYYEVLPLLMEYFYNDWETIKWVLNEGGRDSGNVFFEKLDNVTGPNGEKAYQLKVLEGNDFVNALKRVMDRENSSDNNQAMREAENSTESSQPSD; this is encoded by the coding sequence GTCAGAAAAATTAACTCTAAAATAGGAACTGGGAGATTTTTCGATATTCCTCAGTTACAGAAGGTTCTCAAAAACAAAAGTGTCATGGCATTACTTTCTAGGTACCATGCCTTGGAGACCGTTGATTTTCTCGAACTTAAAAACGACATCACAGAAATCAGAACTAGATACCGAGGCATTGGGCTTTCGGGGATTTTCACGTATCTCGCACTGGCTAATCCTGAGGTATTTATCCCGATAGGGAAACATGTTATCGGAGAAAAAGTGAGGAAAGTCCTGTTTGGAGATAGCAGCCCTATCGTTGGTGGAAATTGGGAGATAGATAAAGCGGTGTGGCTGATTAAAGGTATAAACTCGGTCAAGGAGGGGCTTGGCATAAAATACGCCCTTGAGGCGGGGTTTTACCTTTCAAAATGCCGGGAGGAATGTTGTATGGAAAACAATGGGAATGTTAATGGAAAGATAACGCGACAGCTTGATGAACTCCTCCCCAAAAAAGGTCAGGTAATCCTCTACGGTCCACCTGGAACGGGCAAAACGTACATAGCCCGCAACTATGTCGTTGAAAAAACTGGCGAAAACAAGCCCGGAAACCGCTGGGAGTTAATAACCTTCCACCAGTCCTACAGCTACGAGGAGTTCATTGAAGGGTTCAGGCCGAAGACTGACAAGGGAGGGAATATCAGGTATGAAGTCGAGGATGGAATATTCAAGAAGATGGCAATCAAAGCTATATGGAGTGCAATTGTTCGAGATTTCGAAAATGCGTGGCATCTTTTCAAGGAGACTTACCCTGGGGGAAGTTCTCTCAAAACGAAGACTGGTAATGAATTCAGGGTTGTCAGGTTTACAGAGGGCGGTCTGTTCATAAAGCCTGAAAATGGAAACAACGAACACTATATTTCAACGAAAAACCTCCGGCTTCTTTGGGAGCATGGGGAAGTGCGGACTATTCCTGAGGTAACCTCCATCATTGGGGATACTGGCTCGGGTTCATATTATTTTGCGGTCTATCAGGCGCTACGTGGAGTACTCAACGCAGAGGATAACTATGAGGGAATCAAAAAACGTGTCGTCGAGCATATCAGGTCTAAAAAAGTCATTGACTTCTCCAACGCACCTAAATTCTACCTCATCGTCGACGAGATTAACCGCGGAAACATCAGCAAAATTCTTGGCGAACTGATAACCCTCCTCGAAAAGGACAAGCGCCTCGGCGGTGACAACCAGCTTATCGTTAGGTTACCATACTCGGGTGAACCCTTTGCGGTTCCGCCGAACCTTTACATCATCGGCACGATGAACACCGCCGACAGGAGCATCGCTTTACTCGACGTTGCCCTGAGGAGAAGGTTCGCCTTCATTGAAGTCGAGCCAGACCCTGAGAAACTAAGGACTATTGAAGGTATCAATCTCGCCGAACTGTTGAAAGCCACCAACGACCGTATTACTGCGGTCAAAGACCGCGACCACCGGATAGGCCACAGCTACTTCCTGAACGTAGAGACCGTTGAGGATCTCAAGCGAGTCTGGTACTACGAAGTGCTCCCGCTCCTCATGGAGTACTTCTACAACGACTGGGAGACAATAAAGTGGGTTCTGAATGAAGGAGGCAGAGATTCTGGGAACGTGTTCTTTGAAAAGCTTGATAATGTCACTGGACCAAATGGGGAGAAGGCATATCAGCTGAAAGTCCTTGAAGGGAATGATTTTGTCAATGCACTAAAGAGAGTAATGGACAGAGAGAACTCTTCAGATAACAACCAAGCTATGAGAGAGGCTGAGAACTCAACAGAAAGCAGTCAGCCATCAGATTGA